The genome window TTTTCGATCTGATTGGTTGGTACAAACAAGAACTCCGCTTCGTTGTCGATGAAGCGGGTGATGAGCCACGGGCAGGCGACTCGGTCAACATGCACATGCGAACGGGTGATCCATTTCATAATAATTCTCCTTTATGAATTTTGATCAAAGGCTTTTGACAAGGCTTTTGAGATAAGCGATGATCGCATCGCGAGCCTTTTCGTAATCCTCGCTGACAGGTGGGACATCCTCCCACCGCTCAACAATGGTCTTCTGTTGATATTCGGCTGGCAAATCACAAAACGAAATTACTCTTTGCGCCGAAACGACTTCTTGAAGGGACAACATTTGCGGCGTCGTTTCAGTGGAGGCAAGCCTGTCTTGTTGAAGACCAAGAACTGTTTTTGGCAATAGCTCAGGATCTGGGTTCGTGCCCCGCGCCAGCGCAACAAATTCCAAGCCCCTCTCCTGAGCCAGTTGGTTGAAGTACGCAGCGGCGATGATGCTTTTTGCCGCACCATGCTCGCAGACAAAGATGATTGTTGGAGTTGAATGCTTCATGCTTTCCTTTGAGGTTAATGTTCACCGGTGGATAGCTCTGCGTACAGAGCTTCATAGATCAGCATACCGCGTTCCAAGGCTTCATGATCATCCCGGCTGATGCGCCGCAGACCGCGGCAAAGCAGGTCCAAGCCATAGGCGGTGGGTTCGACGTTGGCTTCCTGGACGATATCCGCTTCATCGATGATGCTGGCAATGCGTATCAGTATGGGATCCTTCAATCCGTGTTCCTTTAACAAGGTGTGGAACGTGCAATGTCCCCGGTAATGGGAAAAGCGCACTCCGGGAATATCGAACGGTTCCGCGCCTTTAGGCAACGACTCTGTGCCTGCCGGGATAAAAAGAAACTCCGCTTTGGGATCGATCCAGCGGCGAATGAGCCAGATACACGCCATGCGGTCCACGCCGATCTGTTCCCAGGTAACCCATTTCATTGTATTTTTCCTCGCAACACTAAAAGTCTTTTCTTGACCTGTCTG of Anaerolineales bacterium contains these proteins:
- a CDS encoding chromate resistance protein — protein: MKWVTWEQIGVDRMACIWLIRRWIDPKAEFLFIPAGTESLPKGAEPFDIPGVRFSHYRGHCTFHTLLKEHGLKDPILIRIASIIDEADIVQEANVEPTAYGLDLLCRGLRRISRDDHEALERGMLIYEALYAELSTGEH